One genomic segment of Blastopirellula marina includes these proteins:
- a CDS encoding efflux RND transporter periplasmic adaptor subunit, whose product MAFTLGCGTEKAPEVEVIRPVKTLLVVEGEESRQRSFPGTVEASRRVELAFRVAGLLSELPIKEGDKVAKGDLIARLRQDEFQARLTSLKGELDQARAALRALLAGERPEEIRRREAQVRASALRLENARTEYTRAIALSQRNAVSQQELDRIQTNYKISQEDYASAQESLEKGTIGREEDIEAMEAQVRGLESRVVEAQIQLSDSTIFAPYDGVIAQRFVDQGQNITAGDRVVQFQDTEEIDIAVDVPETVMVADILQADILQMTATLSAAPGIEFPVRIREIAQVADPVTQTFNVRVAMEAPENIRVLPGMTASVSVRYRRASVLDARVLVPVEAVTQNSSGEQVIWSLGEDSKVSPRKVTLGEATGGRVEIMEGAEPGDRIVVAGTRFLRDGMQVRDLGNALGESRP is encoded by the coding sequence GTGGCTTTTACCTTGGGGTGCGGGACAGAAAAGGCTCCAGAGGTGGAAGTCATTCGCCCCGTCAAAACGCTACTGGTCGTAGAAGGCGAGGAGTCTCGCCAACGCTCGTTTCCTGGGACCGTTGAAGCGTCCCGACGCGTAGAACTGGCGTTTCGAGTTGCTGGCCTGCTTTCGGAATTGCCGATCAAAGAAGGCGATAAGGTTGCCAAAGGGGATTTGATCGCCCGGTTGCGACAAGATGAATTCCAGGCTCGCCTGACCTCCTTAAAGGGTGAACTCGACCAGGCCAGAGCAGCGCTGAGGGCGCTATTGGCAGGGGAACGTCCCGAAGAGATCCGACGAAGAGAAGCCCAGGTTCGTGCCTCGGCACTCAGGCTGGAAAATGCTCGGACGGAGTACACGCGTGCCATTGCACTTTCCCAGCGCAATGCGGTTTCGCAACAGGAGCTGGACCGGATTCAAACGAACTATAAGATCTCGCAAGAAGATTACGCTTCAGCGCAAGAGTCACTTGAGAAAGGGACTATCGGACGTGAAGAAGATATCGAGGCGATGGAAGCTCAGGTTCGAGGGTTGGAAAGCCGTGTTGTTGAAGCGCAGATTCAACTCTCTGATTCTACTATTTTCGCTCCCTACGACGGCGTGATTGCCCAGCGTTTCGTTGATCAGGGGCAAAACATTACGGCCGGCGATCGCGTGGTTCAGTTCCAAGACACAGAAGAGATTGACATCGCCGTCGATGTACCTGAAACCGTTATGGTTGCGGATATTCTTCAGGCGGACATCCTGCAGATGACGGCGACTCTTAGCGCCGCTCCAGGCATTGAGTTCCCAGTGCGAATTCGTGAGATTGCTCAGGTCGCAGATCCGGTCACGCAAACATTCAATGTTCGTGTGGCCATGGAAGCTCCAGAAAACATAAGAGTCCTGCCAGGGATGACCGCTAGTGTATCGGTTCGCTATCGCCGCGCAAGCGTGCTAGACGCACGGGTTCTCGTTCCGGTCGAGGCCGTTACCCAAAACTCTTCAGGTGAACAGGTCATTTGGAGCCTAGGTGAAGATAGCAAGGTAAGCCCCCGCAAGGTTACCCTGGGCGAGGCTACCGGCGGTCGGGTGGAAATCATGGAGGGAGCCGAACCTGGAGATCGCATTGTCGTGGCCGGCACTCGATTCCTGCGAGATGGAATGCAGGTTCGAGATCTTGGGAATGCCCTAGGAGAAAGCCGACCATGA
- a CDS encoding alpha/beta hydrolase family protein has product MYRSHLFTTTVLFAIFLLASVASADWPGSESQWNGYSKYDFKVDQRPAYVVVPKQTAPGNPWVWRARFPGFHAEADVLLLERGFHVAYINTDDMLGSPRAMGHWDNFYDFVTAKGLSKRVALEGVSRGGLFVYGWAARHPDRVACIYADTPVCDIKSWPGGKGKGVGSSGTWQRLLKEYDFSEAEALAYQKNPIDILAPIAEAKIPVLHIVSLNDVVVLPTENTFILAERYRKLGGDIEIIEVQEGTEKSQGHHFTHPDPKRVADFIEKHAAQN; this is encoded by the coding sequence GTGTATCGCTCGCATCTATTCACTACCACTGTTCTGTTCGCTATTTTCCTCCTTGCCTCAGTTGCCTCAGCAGATTGGCCGGGATCTGAGTCGCAGTGGAATGGGTACTCAAAATACGACTTCAAGGTCGACCAGCGGCCTGCCTACGTTGTCGTCCCTAAGCAGACCGCACCCGGAAATCCCTGGGTTTGGCGAGCTCGCTTCCCTGGCTTTCATGCGGAAGCTGACGTGCTGCTATTAGAGCGTGGGTTCCATGTCGCTTACATCAATACCGATGACATGCTCGGCAGCCCCAGGGCGATGGGGCACTGGGATAACTTCTACGATTTCGTCACAGCAAAGGGACTGTCCAAGCGAGTTGCCCTGGAAGGTGTTAGCCGTGGTGGCTTATTCGTCTACGGCTGGGCAGCTCGGCACCCCGATAGGGTTGCGTGCATTTATGCCGATACGCCCGTATGCGACATCAAGAGCTGGCCAGGAGGCAAGGGAAAAGGAGTCGGCAGCAGTGGAACCTGGCAACGTTTGCTCAAGGAGTACGACTTCTCAGAAGCCGAAGCGTTGGCCTACCAAAAGAACCCTATCGACATCCTGGCCCCGATCGCCGAAGCCAAGATCCCCGTCTTGCATATTGTTTCGCTGAATGATGTCGTCGTTCTACCGACGGAAAACACCTTCATTTTGGCCGAGCGTTATCGCAAATTAGGTGGCGATATCGAAATCATTGAAGTCCAGGAGGGAACGGAAAAGTCGCAAGGACATCACTTTACTCACCCCGATCCTAAACGAGTGGCCGACTTCATCGAGAAGCATGCAGCCCAGAACTAA